A DNA window from Longimicrobiaceae bacterium contains the following coding sequences:
- a CDS encoding HAD hydrolase-like protein, whose product MKYRLVIFDFDGTLADSFPWFVRVVNSVADRYRFRRIEEGEIEVLRGYGARRLMRHLAVPAWKLPLIVRHMRILKSRDVREIPLFPGVNGLLRELAERGVELALVTSNSYENAVRILGPENAARFRYWECGASVFGKRARFRRVLRRSGVPRGEALCIGDEIRDLEAARAEGIPFGAVAWGYTRADALRAHAPAESFETVGDIVATVG is encoded by the coding sequence GTGAAGTACAGGCTGGTGATCTTCGATTTCGACGGCACCCTCGCCGATTCCTTCCCCTGGTTCGTGCGGGTGGTGAACTCCGTGGCGGACCGCTACCGCTTCCGGCGGATCGAGGAGGGCGAGATCGAGGTGCTGCGGGGCTACGGCGCCCGGAGGCTGATGCGGCACCTCGCCGTTCCCGCCTGGAAGCTGCCCCTGATCGTCCGGCACATGCGGATCCTGAAGTCGCGGGACGTCCGCGAGATCCCGCTCTTCCCCGGGGTGAACGGCCTGCTGCGTGAGCTGGCCGAGCGGGGCGTGGAGCTGGCGCTGGTGACCTCCAACTCGTACGAGAACGCCGTGCGGATCCTGGGTCCCGAGAACGCGGCGCGGTTCCGGTACTGGGAGTGCGGCGCGTCGGTCTTCGGGAAGCGCGCGCGGTTCCGGAGGGTGCTGCGGCGGAGCGGCGTCCCGCGCGGCGAGGCCCTCTGCATCGGCGACGAGATCCGCGACCTGGAGGCGGCGCGCGCGGAGGGGATCCCCTTCGGCGCCGTTGCCTGGGGCTACACCCGCGCGGACGCGCTGCGGGCGCACGCCCCGGCGGAGTCGTTCGAGACCGTGGGCGACATCGTGGCGACGGTCGGCTGA